The following proteins come from a genomic window of Halorussus halophilus:
- a CDS encoding sodium-independent anion transporter → MRRRSNLFARVDGGLFYANTTTIREDLLERIEKHETPVELVVFDLVSSPIVDLAAAEMLEDVYDDLESDGTDRWVAGANAQVCRLLEAAGLDEKLGGIREDETVASVSRRWRSDRDASLTVSASSRESSAVPSQRVYRDGVGPTRGTFTHRASTLCRWFRTSRACWPSWSRRTSTCSLGSSRGCASRSGSPARRFRSSLD, encoded by the coding sequence GTGCGGAGACGGAGTAACCTATTTGCTCGCGTCGATGGCGGACTGTTCTACGCGAACACGACGACGATACGCGAGGACTTACTCGAACGAATCGAGAAGCACGAGACACCGGTCGAACTGGTCGTATTCGACCTCGTCTCGTCGCCCATCGTGGACCTCGCCGCCGCAGAGATGCTCGAAGACGTATACGACGACCTCGAATCCGACGGAACCGACCGCTGGGTCGCAGGGGCAAACGCCCAGGTCTGTCGTCTACTCGAAGCAGCAGGCCTCGACGAGAAACTCGGTGGAATCCGCGAGGACGAGACGGTGGCATCGGTCAGCCGACGCTGGCGAAGCGACCGAGACGCGTCCCTGACGGTCTCTGCTTCGTCTCGCGAATCGAGTGCTGTACCCTCCCAGAGAGTGTATCGCGATGGTGTCGGCCCGACGCGCGGAACTTTTACCCACCGAGCGTCTACTCTCTGCCGATGGTTCAGAACGTCGCGGGCCTGCTGGCCGAGTTGGAGCCGGAGGACTTCCACCTGCTCTCTGGGGTCGAGCAGGGGATGCGCTTCTCGGAGTGGGTCGCCCGCGAGAAGATTCCGGAGTTCTCTCGACTGA
- a CDS encoding serine/threonine-protein kinase RIO2 encodes MEPEDFHLLSGVEQGMRFSEWVAREKIPEFSRLTPEEVEYRLDRCLDRDLLERKTIQYEGYQLKFEGYDALALHTFAERETIEGFGAPLGVGKESDVYEVQSYKPHALKYHREGYTNFREVMKERDYTSDREHVSWLYTARKAAEREYEALETLYPDVRVPRPIDQNRHAIIMEKIDGVELSRTRLEDEQVVPILNLVLSEMGTAYEEGFVHADMSEYNVFVNNEGITIFDWPQAVPTDHDNSQELLERDVNNIVGYFQRKYPQLVPKEIDSSAVTAALADGSFETVREFAADE; translated from the coding sequence TTGGAGCCGGAGGACTTCCACCTGCTCTCTGGGGTCGAGCAGGGGATGCGCTTCTCGGAGTGGGTCGCCCGCGAGAAGATTCCGGAGTTCTCTCGACTGACCCCCGAGGAGGTAGAGTACCGCCTCGACCGCTGTCTCGACCGCGATTTGCTCGAACGGAAGACGATTCAGTACGAGGGCTACCAGTTGAAGTTCGAGGGGTACGACGCGCTCGCGCTCCACACCTTCGCCGAGCGCGAGACTATCGAAGGGTTCGGCGCGCCGCTCGGCGTCGGCAAGGAGAGCGACGTGTACGAGGTCCAGTCGTACAAGCCCCACGCGCTGAAGTACCACCGCGAAGGCTACACGAACTTCCGCGAGGTCATGAAAGAGCGGGACTACACGTCCGACCGCGAACACGTCTCGTGGCTCTACACCGCCCGGAAGGCCGCCGAGCGAGAGTACGAAGCACTCGAAACCCTCTACCCGGACGTGCGCGTGCCGCGTCCAATCGACCAGAACCGCCACGCTATCATCATGGAGAAGATAGACGGCGTGGAACTGTCTCGCACCAGATTGGAGGACGAGCAGGTCGTGCCAATCTTGAACCTCGTCCTCTCGGAGATGGGCACCGCCTACGAAGAAGGATTCGTCCACGCGGACATGAGCGAGTACAACGTCTTCGTCAACAACGAGGGCATCACCATCTTCGACTGGCCCCAAGCCGTGCCGACCGACCACGACAACAGCCAAGAGTTGCTCGAACGCGACGTGAACAACATCGTCGGCTACTTCCAGCGAAAGTACCCGCAACTAGTACCGAAAGAAATCGATTCGTCGGCAGTGACCGCGGCCCTCGCTGACGGGTCGTTCGAGACTGTCCGCGAGTTCGCGGCGGACGAGTGA
- a CDS encoding DUF1328 domain-containing protein: MLELAVAFFVIAVIAGIFGMRGVAGLTMEIAKLLVLVFLILAVVSLLL, from the coding sequence ATTCTCGAACTCGCAGTCGCGTTCTTCGTCATCGCGGTCATCGCGGGTATCTTCGGCATGCGGGGCGTCGCCGGACTCACGATGGAGATAGCGAAGTTGTTAGTACTCGTCTTCCTCATACTGGCGGTCGTCTCACTGCTACTGTGA
- a CDS encoding 50S ribosomal protein L15e yields MAKSFYSHIKEAWKDPSDGDLAELQWQRKQEWRKQGAIERIDRPTRLDKARELGYKAKQGVVVARVSVRKGSARKERFKAGRRSKRQGVSRIYRRKNLERIGEERASRKYRNLRVLNSYWVGEDGSQKWFEVILIDPEHGAIQNDDDLNWICNDDHQGRAFRGLTGAGKDNRGLYKKGKGTEHNRPSNNGGQGRAK; encoded by the coding sequence ATGGCAAAAAGTTTCTACTCCCACATCAAGGAAGCGTGGAAAGACCCAAGTGACGGCGACCTCGCCGAACTCCAGTGGCAGCGAAAGCAGGAGTGGCGCAAGCAGGGCGCTATCGAGCGAATCGACCGACCGACCCGCCTCGACAAGGCCCGCGAACTGGGCTACAAGGCGAAGCAGGGTGTCGTCGTCGCTCGCGTTAGCGTTCGTAAAGGCTCCGCTCGCAAGGAGCGGTTCAAGGCTGGCCGCCGTTCGAAGCGCCAAGGTGTCAGTCGCATCTACCGACGCAAGAACCTGGAGCGCATCGGCGAAGAGCGCGCCAGTCGCAAGTACCGCAACCTGCGCGTCCTCAACTCCTACTGGGTCGGCGAGGACGGCAGTCAGAAGTGGTTCGAGGTCATCCTCATCGACCCCGAACACGGTGCCATCCAGAACGACGACGACCTCAACTGGATCTGCAACGACGACCACCAGGGCCGCGCGTTCCGCGGTCTGACCGGCGCTGGCAAGGACAACCGCGGCCTCTACAAGAAGGGCAAGGGCACCGAGCACAACCGCCCGAGCAACAACGGCGGTCAGGGTCGCGCGAAGTAA
- a CDS encoding CPBP family intramembrane glutamic endopeptidase — protein MNQATDTTSTVARPTGNASFGKRFVALFALGMVGVIAVGISTATGEGGVPGLPEVSTPVLAVLVMVQPALLLALAVAVGTLLAPRVGLTSHVDERVRGGPSVLGSLREELLLAIGVGGLTFVAVVGGDVLFAPFVAESLEAATPVAQTQTISGLLASLPVRLFYGGITEELLLRWGVLTLFAWAIHAVLARFGNAGETLAPATAWVAIVLAALLFGVGHLPALASMVELTPALIVRTVALNAVAGIGFGWLYWRKSLEAAMVAHATFHVVLVSVSVLGLLVA, from the coding sequence ATGAATCAAGCGACAGATACTACTTCGACAGTCGCCCGACCGACAGGAAACGCCTCGTTCGGCAAGCGGTTCGTGGCACTGTTCGCGCTCGGGATGGTCGGCGTCATCGCGGTGGGTATTTCGACGGCCACCGGCGAGGGAGGCGTGCCCGGGCTCCCCGAAGTTTCGACGCCAGTTCTCGCCGTATTGGTGATGGTCCAACCGGCGCTTCTGCTCGCGCTCGCAGTCGCAGTCGGAACGCTCCTCGCGCCCCGCGTCGGATTGACCTCGCACGTGGACGAGCGCGTTCGCGGCGGGCCGTCGGTTCTCGGGTCGCTCCGTGAGGAACTCCTGTTGGCTATCGGCGTCGGCGGACTGACGTTCGTCGCCGTCGTCGGTGGCGACGTACTCTTCGCACCGTTCGTCGCCGAGAGTCTCGAAGCGGCGACTCCCGTCGCTCAGACGCAGACGATTTCGGGACTGCTGGCGAGTCTTCCGGTGCGATTGTTCTACGGCGGTATCACCGAGGAACTCCTGCTTCGGTGGGGCGTCTTGACGCTGTTCGCGTGGGCAATTCACGCGGTCCTGGCGCGGTTCGGAAACGCAGGCGAGACGCTTGCTCCCGCGACGGCGTGGGTGGCAATCGTCCTCGCCGCGCTCCTGTTCGGCGTCGGTCACCTCCCGGCACTCGCGTCCATGGTCGAACTGACTCCCGCGCTTATCGTCCGAACGGTCGCTCTCAACGCAGTCGCCGGAATCGGATTCGGTTGGCTCTACTGGCGCAAGAGTCTGGAAGCGGCGATGGTCGCTCACGCGACGTTCCACGTCGTGCTGGTCAGCGTCTCGGTGTTGGGGCTGTTGGTTGCGTGA
- the ubaA gene encoding SAMP-activating enzyme E1 yields MSLSLDATQLDRYSRHIIMDEVGPDGQSALLDASVLVVGAGGLGSPVIQYLAAAGVGTLGIADDDDVELSNLQRQIVHGDADVGRPKVESAADYVRTINPDVTVETHQTRVEPDNVEELVADYGFVVDASDNFRTRYLVNDACTLSDTPFSHGAIYKFEGQVTTFTTDGPCYRCLFPEAPPQGMVPDCASTGVLGVLPGTVGCIQATETVKYLLGEGKLLDGRMLFYDAMDMSFEEVAFKQNPDCPVCGDEPIESISQVEYAEEACPVNAD; encoded by the coding sequence ATGAGTCTCTCGCTCGATGCGACCCAACTCGACCGCTACTCGCGGCACATCATCATGGACGAGGTGGGTCCCGACGGGCAGTCGGCCCTGCTCGACGCCAGCGTGCTGGTCGTCGGGGCAGGCGGATTGGGGTCGCCGGTCATCCAGTATCTCGCGGCGGCAGGCGTCGGTACGCTCGGCATCGCCGACGACGACGACGTCGAACTGAGCAACCTCCAGCGCCAAATCGTCCACGGCGACGCAGACGTGGGTCGTCCGAAAGTCGAATCGGCCGCGGATTACGTGCGGACGATAAATCCTGACGTGACGGTCGAGACCCACCAAACGCGAGTCGAACCGGACAACGTCGAGGAACTCGTCGCCGACTACGGCTTCGTGGTGGACGCCTCGGACAACTTCCGCACGCGATATCTCGTCAACGACGCCTGCACGCTCTCGGACACGCCGTTTTCTCACGGCGCGATTTACAAGTTCGAAGGACAGGTTACGACCTTCACCACCGACGGCCCCTGCTACCGCTGTCTGTTCCCCGAGGCACCGCCACAGGGAATGGTCCCCGACTGTGCGAGTACGGGCGTGTTGGGCGTACTTCCCGGAACTGTCGGCTGTATTCAAGCGACTGAGACGGTGAAGTACCTCTTGGGCGAGGGGAAACTGCTCGACGGCCGGATGCTGTTCTACGACGCGATGGACATGTCCTTCGAGGAAGTCGCGTTCAAACAGAACCCGGACTGTCCGGTCTGCGGAGACGAGCCAATCGAATCGATTTCGCAGGTCGAGTACGCCGAGGAAGCGTGTCCCGTGAACGCTGACTGA
- a CDS encoding DoxX family protein has product MTTNEIQHTNEFESTIGGYTVRGKAHSLSAWFVLALRLMMGGAFFYAGWSKIVAAEPFSATGYLTNAVPAASPLADLFAWMGSTAWFAEVLAVAVPWGELLIGLALITGVLTRFAAFWGAFMMLMFYFSNWDVGHGLINGDFAYMLVFLAVAAFGAGRILGLDAYIEQYDLGGETLIERYPSLGYLLG; this is encoded by the coding sequence ATGACTACCAACGAAATCCAACACACGAACGAGTTCGAGAGCACGATTGGCGGCTACACGGTTCGCGGGAAGGCCCACAGCCTCAGCGCGTGGTTCGTCCTCGCCCTCCGTCTGATGATGGGCGGGGCGTTCTTCTACGCCGGATGGTCGAAAATCGTCGCCGCAGAGCCGTTCAGCGCGACGGGCTACCTGACGAACGCGGTTCCAGCCGCGAGCCCGCTGGCCGACCTGTTCGCGTGGATGGGTTCGACTGCGTGGTTCGCGGAGGTCCTCGCAGTCGCCGTCCCGTGGGGTGAACTCCTCATCGGCCTCGCGCTCATCACCGGCGTCCTGACCCGCTTCGCGGCGTTCTGGGGCGCGTTCATGATGCTCATGTTCTACTTCTCGAACTGGGACGTGGGACACGGGCTCATCAACGGCGACTTCGCGTACATGCTCGTCTTCCTCGCCGTCGCGGCGTTCGGCGCGGGCCGCATCCTCGGCCTCGACGCCTACATCGAGCAGTACGACCTCGGCGGCGAGACGCTGATCGAGCGGTACCCCTCGCTGGGGTACCTGCTCGGGTGA
- a CDS encoding VIT1/CCC1 transporter family protein: MLEVLLGDEVESPGEYVAELVYGANDGIVTTFAVVSGVAGAALSPSIVVVLGAANLFADGFSMGMSNYLSRRSEMDYENARGDVQADDDGGKSPAKTAFATFLAFVVAGWLPLAPYILDLDPQFPLAVAVTGLTFFVVGASRSLVTARGWVRNGAEMFVIGMTAAAVAFVVGDLLKGFA, from the coding sequence ATGTTAGAAGTGTTACTCGGTGACGAGGTGGAGTCTCCCGGCGAGTACGTCGCGGAACTGGTATACGGCGCGAACGACGGCATCGTCACGACGTTCGCGGTCGTCTCGGGCGTGGCAGGAGCGGCGCTCTCGCCGAGTATCGTGGTCGTCCTCGGCGCGGCGAACCTCTTCGCCGACGGCTTCTCGATGGGCATGAGCAACTATCTGAGCAGGCGCTCCGAGATGGACTACGAGAACGCGCGCGGAGACGTTCAGGCAGACGACGACGGCGGCAAGTCGCCCGCCAAAACCGCCTTCGCTACCTTCCTCGCGTTCGTCGTCGCCGGATGGCTCCCGCTCGCGCCCTACATCTTGGACCTCGACCCACAGTTTCCGCTCGCCGTCGCGGTGACCGGTCTCACGTTCTTCGTCGTGGGTGCGAGTCGAAGCCTCGTGACGGCTCGCGGCTGGGTCCGAAACGGCGCGGAGATGTTCGTCATCGGCATGACGGCGGCCGCAGTGGCGTTCGTGGTCGGCGACTTGCTGAAGGGGTTCGCCTGA
- a CDS encoding VIT1/CCC1 transporter family protein produces the protein MGGTAERPAQSGEQASKADVERYRANAQAEVDSASVYRTLAEVESSPHLAELYQRLADTEDEHADFWLETLESTGESAERPSPSWRARVLSWVARRFGPDAVLPTLRGAEAGDTSGYATQTESRDTSLPTDEESHARLLSAIDAPTGMEGGTLARLEGRHRTTSGNALRAAVLGANDGLVSNLSLVMGVTGAALAAQTILVTGLAGLLAGAGSMAMGEWLSVQSSRELYERQIAVEREELRAVPDEEETELALIYQAKGLPEEQARSLAERLVADRDTALDTLSREELGIDPEELGGSAVEAAVTSFVLFALGAIVPVVPFVAFAGTTAVVTSLFVSGVALFVIGAGITVLTGRSALYSGGRQVVVGLAAAALTFVVGRLIGVAVVG, from the coding sequence ATGGGTGGGACAGCAGAGCGACCGGCACAGAGTGGCGAGCAGGCTTCGAAAGCCGACGTCGAGCGCTATCGAGCGAACGCACAGGCCGAGGTGGATAGTGCATCGGTGTATCGAACGCTGGCCGAGGTCGAGTCGTCGCCGCACCTCGCGGAACTGTATCAGCGTCTGGCCGACACCGAAGACGAACACGCCGACTTCTGGTTAGAGACGCTGGAATCGACCGGGGAGTCTGCCGAGCGACCCTCGCCCAGTTGGCGGGCGCGAGTGCTGTCGTGGGTCGCTCGTCGATTCGGCCCGGACGCCGTGTTGCCGACGCTCCGCGGTGCAGAGGCAGGCGACACCAGCGGCTACGCTACGCAAACGGAATCGCGCGACACGTCGCTTCCAACCGACGAGGAGTCACACGCTCGCCTCCTGTCGGCTATTGACGCGCCGACGGGCATGGAAGGAGGAACGCTCGCGCGCCTCGAAGGCCGCCACCGGACGACCAGCGGGAACGCCCTCCGGGCGGCCGTGCTGGGTGCCAACGACGGACTCGTCTCGAATTTGAGCCTCGTGATGGGGGTCACGGGTGCGGCGCTCGCCGCCCAGACGATTCTCGTCACGGGACTCGCGGGACTGCTCGCTGGCGCGGGGTCGATGGCGATGGGCGAGTGGCTCTCCGTGCAGAGTTCCCGGGAACTCTACGAGCGACAAATAGCGGTCGAACGAGAGGAGTTGCGGGCGGTCCCCGACGAGGAGGAGACAGAACTCGCGCTCATCTATCAGGCGAAGGGCCTGCCCGAAGAGCAAGCCCGAAGCCTCGCAGAGCGACTGGTTGCCGACCGGGACACGGCACTCGACACGCTCTCCCGCGAAGAGTTAGGTATCGACCCCGAGGAACTCGGTGGGTCCGCAGTCGAGGCCGCCGTCACGTCGTTCGTGCTGTTCGCACTGGGTGCTATCGTTCCGGTCGTCCCGTTCGTCGCGTTCGCCGGGACGACGGCCGTCGTCACCAGTCTATTCGTCAGCGGGGTGGCGCTGTTCGTCATCGGCGCGGGAATCACGGTACTGACCGGCCGTAGTGCACTGTATTCGGGTGGGCGGCAGGTCGTCGTCGGACTCGCCGCCGCTGCGCTGACGTTCGTCGTGGGACGACTCATCGGCGTCGCCGTCGTCGGGTAG
- a CDS encoding helix-turn-helix domain-containing protein, which translates to MRRVSVVFDRSRQDAHPLHRAVIDAATVSTATVLTWDASRPTPTTLSRLDAPPSVVKPLVNDLSAVDDYALSDDDGATYAFVQQEQFEMAPRLADAVAASGILALPPITYREDGTIKFTFVGTHDALQTLFEKLETAGDYEITSVGEYGSPAGRCRLTPRQREALKVAVSVGYYDVPRTGSMSEVGATLDCSESTASELVRKAQAAVVTGFVE; encoded by the coding sequence ATGCGACGCGTTTCGGTCGTGTTCGACCGCTCCCGACAGGACGCCCATCCCCTGCATCGAGCGGTCATCGACGCTGCGACGGTTTCGACGGCTACCGTGCTGACGTGGGACGCCAGTCGTCCGACTCCGACGACGCTCTCCCGACTCGATGCACCGCCGTCGGTGGTCAAGCCGCTAGTGAACGACCTCTCGGCCGTGGACGACTACGCGCTCTCAGACGACGACGGGGCGACGTACGCGTTCGTCCAACAGGAGCAATTCGAGATGGCTCCCCGACTCGCGGACGCAGTCGCCGCGTCCGGCATTCTGGCGCTCCCGCCGATTACGTACCGTGAGGACGGCACCATCAAGTTCACCTTCGTCGGGACCCACGACGCCCTCCAGACACTGTTCGAGAAACTCGAAACGGCAGGCGACTACGAGATTACGAGCGTCGGCGAGTACGGCAGTCCTGCCGGACGGTGTCGGCTTACTCCTCGCCAGCGGGAAGCACTGAAAGTCGCCGTCTCCGTCGGCTACTACGACGTTCCTCGCACCGGGTCGATGAGCGAGGTCGGAGCGACGTTGGACTGCTCGGAGAGCACTGCCTCGGAACTCGTTCGGAAAGCGCAGGCGGCGGTCGTCACGGGGTTCGTGGAGTGA